The nucleotide window GCATCCAAAGATTTACTGGTTCTGGTAGAGATTTCTCTGGAAAAGATTCTGGAGCAAATTAAAGCAGTTTCTCCGGCCGTTGTGGTTATTGACTCTATTCAAACTCTTTATTCGGGCGAACTCATGTCCGCTCCCGGCAGTGTCGGACAGGTACGCGAAGCTTCGTCAAGACTGATTCTTTTTTCTAAAAAATTTGGCATTCCTGTTTTTCTGGTCGGCCATGTAACAAAAGATGGTTCCATTGCCGGACCAAAAGTGCTGGAACACATGGTGGATACTGTTCTTTACTTCGAAGGTGACAGCTCTCATACTTATCGCATTGTCAGAGGTATAAAAAACCGTTTTGGACCGACAAACGAAATCGGAGTTTTTGAAATGCGGGATAAAGGGCTGAAGGAAGTACCCAACCCTTCCACTTTTTTTCTGGCGGAGCGGCCGCAAAATGTTGCCGGTTCTGTGGTTGTACCCTCTCTGGAAGGCACAAGGCCGATCCTGGTGGAAATTCAGGCTCTCGTTAGTTCCACAAATTTCGGAACTCCGCGCCGGACAGCTATCGGTGTCGATTATAACCGCGTTTCGCTTCTGGTAGCGGTACTGGATAAGATTTGCGGTCTGCATTTGAGCGGGTCGGACATTTTTATCAATGTCGCTGGTGGCGTCCGGGTGGAAGAACCGGCAGTTGATCTGGGAATAGTTGCCGCCATGACGTCGAGTTTTCTGGATAAGCCTATTGACGCGCGGACAATTGTTCTGGGAGAGGTGGGGTTGGCCGGAGAAGTTAGGGCTGTTTCGCAGATGGATGTGCGCGTAAATGAAGCGGCACGTTTGGGTTTTACCCGCTGTTTAGTTCCGAAATCAAACGCGGCACAACTGGGAAAAACAGCCAAAATGGATATTTGCAAAATCGGTTCTCTAAAAGAATTGCTGGAAAATTTATTTTAATTAGTATAAATGCCACAAGCATCTTGACATATGAAAAATGGTGCATAAGATACCCCTGTTAAAATCAGCACTCTGTTAAATATAATTACAAAAAGAAAGAAAGGAGCATAAAGAGTATGAAAATCAGACCTTTACAGGATAGAATCATTGTAAAACGTTTGGAAGAAGAACACAAAACAAAAGGGGGAATAATCATCCCTGACACAGCCAAAGAAAAACCAATCGAAGGAAAAGTCGTTGCCGTGGGCAAGGGCAAAGCTGCCGATGATGGCAAACTTATCAAACCCGAAGTCAGCGTGGGAGATAAAGTCCTTTTCAGCAAATACGGTGGAACGGAAGTCAAGATCGACGGCGAAGAATACCTGATCATGAGAGAAGAAGACATTCTCGGCATTATTGAAAAATAAGAAACTATTCAAGGAGGAATATATACAATGGGAGCGAAAATACTTCTTTATGATGAAGAAGCAAGAAAATCTATGCTGAAGGGCGTCAACACTCTGGCCGACGCTGTAAAAGTAACCCTCGGCCCCAAAGGCCGCAATGTTATTATTGATAAAAGTTATGGTTCACCCACCGTCACCAAAGACGGCGTTACCGTGGCCAAAGAAATCGAACTGGAAGATAAATTTGAAAATATGGGCGCGCAGATGGTCAAGGAAGTCGCCAGCAAAACAAGCGACGTCGCCGGTGACGGCACCACCACGGCGACCCTCCTGGCACAGGCCATTTATCGCGAAGGCGTTAAAGCCGTCGCGGCAGGCAGTAACCCGATGGATATCAAACGTGGTATTGATAAGGCTGTCGATGCTGTTGTCAAAGAACTCAGCAAGATGAGCAAACCCACCAAGGATCAGAAAGAAATCGCCCAGGTCGGCACCATTTCCGCCAACAACGATGAAACCATCGGCAATATCATCGCCGGTGCCATGGATAAAGTCGGCAAAGAAGGCGTCATTACCGTTGAAGAAGCCAAAGGTCTGGAAACAGAACTGGAAATCGTCGAAGGCATGCAGTTTGACCGCGGTTATCTTTCTCCTTACTTTGTCACCAACGCCGACAAGATGCTTGTTGCTCTGGAAGACGTTTTAATTCTGATTTACGAAAAGAAAATCAGCGGCATGAAAGATTTACTGCCTATTCTCGAACAAATCGCCAAAATGGGACGTCCTTTGCTGATTATTGCTGAAGATATCGAAGGCGAAGCGCTGGCAACACTGGTCGTCAACAAGATTCGTGGCACCATTCATGTGGCCGCGGTTAAGGCTCCCGGCTTCGGCGACCGTCGCAAGGCCATGCTCGAAGACATCGCCATCCTCACCGGCGGCAAGATGATTTCCGAAGACATGGGTTACAAACTCGAAAACGTAAAAATAGAAGATTTGGGACGCGCCAAGAAAATTACCGTTGATAAAGACAATACAACCATTATCGATGGCGCCGGGAAAAAAGCTGACCTGGAAGGCCGCGTCAAACAAATCCGCGCTCAGATCGAAGAGACCACCTCTGATTACGACAGAGAAAAACTTCAGGAAAGACTGGCCAAACTGGTCGGCGGTGTGGCCGTAATCAAAGTCGGCGCTGCAACGGAAACAGAAATGAAGGAAAAGAAAGCGCGCGTTGAAGATGCTCTGCATGCCACCCGCGCGGCAGTAGAAGAAGGTATTGTTCCCGGCGGCGGTGTTGCTTATCTGCGCACTCTGCCCGTTTTAGCTAAAATGGTTCTGGAAGGCGATGAACAGATCGGCGTCAACATTATCAAGAAAGCGATTGAAGAACCTATCAAGATGATCGCCTGCAATGCCGGCCTTGAAGGCAGCATTGTGGTTGAAAAAGTAAAAGAGAAGAAAGGCGCCTTTGGTTTCAATGCCCGTACCGATGTGTATGAAGACATGATCGCGGCCGGTGTTATTGATCCTACCAAGGTTACCCGTTTTGCTCTGCAGAATGCGGCCTCGGTTGCGGCTTTACTACTTACCACTCAGTGCATGATTGCTGATAAGCCCGAAGAGAAGGGCGCAGGTGGTGGAATGCCCGGTATGCCTCCAGGTGGTGGATATCCAGGAATGGGCATGTAAACCAAGCCGCTTCCTACGGCTACCTTTGTTGGCATCGTCGTCGGCTTCCTCAACGTATTAATGATACGCCTGCGGAACCTCCTCCTTGCCGCCTCGGTATCCTGATGAAATTGGCATGGTTTGAAGCCGATTGTAAAATTATGAAAAAGCCTCTTGTCCGGTTGGATAAGAGGCTTTTTATTTTCAAGAAAAACACCACAATCTATAAGATAATCTTTACGGCCCGGTGGGCTTTCAGGGCTTCATAAATGGCTGTTCGGTGAGATTCGCTTTCTACTAATAACTCAACGTTCAGGCAGTGATATTTTGCCGCCGTGCTGCTGCGTGAATGAAAAATTTTATAGGCGCGGTCAAGGATGATTTCCGATACTGCCTGCCGCATTTCATCCGCATCGGGACCGATGATCTTGTAAACCCAAAGGCAGGGGTACTTCAACTGAACCCTTCGCTTTTCGCTATCCGGCACCTTATTACATTCTCCCTATTACTTTACTGATTCAATAAAATAAGCTTTAATTTAAATCAAGATTTTCTTGCCGCTTCGTTATCCTTATGACCGGATGCGCAACTAAAGGGCGCGCAATAGAAATAAGATTTTTCACCCTACCGGGAAGTGATGTCGAACATGCGGCGGCTTCCGAGCGAATGGTATAAATGTTTCGCAGTATTGTTGTAGTTTTGAAGTTAATAGAAGTAATGGATTTGTCAAGAAATTTATAGAAATAAATATCAGAGTTGTACTTGAAAGTCGCTAAGTTATATGATAGTGCACTGCAACGGAACCGAGCAGGATTGATTTGACGTTTTGATGTTAAGAATGATCAGGTTTCCATCTGCATCATTTTTAATTATATAATTGCTATAGGGTACGTCCTTGAGCAATGGCAAAATTTTCGCGGTTTAGCCGCTATTTTTTTTAAGATGTAAGGAGTAACATAAAATGGATTACAAAGAGACCTTGAATCTTCCCCAGACTGATTTTCCGATGAAGGCGAATCTGGCTCAGCGTGAGCCTCAGATGCTCAAAAAATGGGAAGATATGGATATTTATAAGAAAATCAGACAGATGGCCACAGGCAAAAAGCCTTATATTCTGCATGATGGTCCTCCTTACGCCAACGGCAATATTCATTTAGGCACTGCGCTCAATAAAATAATTAAAGATATAGTTGTTAAGTCAAAAAACATGGCTGGCTTTGACGGCGTGTATGTGCCGGGCTGGGATTGCCACGGCCTGCCTATAGAGCATCAGGTGGATAAAGAACTGGGCGCCAAGAAGGCGACGATGTCGCAGGTAGAAAAACGCCGCGCCTGCCGTGTTTACGCGGAAAAATATGTCAACATTCAGCGCGGACAATTCAAACGTCTGGGTGTTTTTGGCGAATGGGATAATCCCTATTTGACAATGGCCTATCCCTATGAGGCGGCGACTGTTGCCGAATTCGGCAAGCTTTACCTCAACGGCAGTGTTTACAAAGGAAAGAAACCCGTTTACTGGTGCGCTACCTGTAAAACCGCGCTGGCGGAAGCGGAAGTGGAATACGCCGATCATTCCACGCCATCTATTTATGTCAAATTTAATTTTATCTCTGATGTCAGTCAGATTTTGCCGAAACTTGCCGGTCAGAAAGTTTCAATGGTTATCTGGACAACCACGCCCTGGACGATTCCGGCTAATCTGGCGATTGCCGTTAAGGATGATTTTATCTACGCCGCGGTGAAAATTGATGATGAAGTGCTGATTATCGCCAGGGACATGCTGGATTATTGTCTGGACGCTTTCGGTTATCGCGGTAAGCCCTACGAAATTATCGATGAATTCAAGGGCGAAGTTCTGGAAGGACAGAAATGCGTTCATCCGCTGATCAAAAGACACAGTCTTTTAATTCTGGCGCCATTTGTCACGCTGGAGGCCGGAACCGGCGCTGTGCATATTGCTCCCGGTCATGGACAGGAAGACTATGAAATCGGTCTGGAATACGGCTTGGATAATTACGCGCCGGTAGACGATGCGGGAAAATTCACGGAAGATGTTGAACATTTCGCCGGCCAGTTTGTTTTCGACGCCAATGACAACGTCATTAAAAAGCTGGATGAAGTAGGTGCGCTAATGGGGCATGTGCCGATGCAGCATTCCTATCCGCATTGCTGGCGCTGCAAGAAACCAA belongs to Deltaproteobacteria bacterium HGW-Deltaproteobacteria-2 and includes:
- a CDS encoding DNA repair protein RadA, which gives rise to MKKSKTGFFCQHCGYMSPKWLGKCPSCNGWNCFAEELISESDSGSRSEMKFDGKPLPIDDLSVEESNRIITGIAEIDRVLGGGIVGGSAILIGGEPGIGKSTLMLQMMHNLAGQGLKVLYVSGEESASQIKMRSERVGAASKDLLVLVEISLEKILEQIKAVSPAVVVIDSIQTLYSGELMSAPGSVGQVREASSRLILFSKKFGIPVFLVGHVTKDGSIAGPKVLEHMVDTVLYFEGDSSHTYRIVRGIKNRFGPTNEIGVFEMRDKGLKEVPNPSTFFLAERPQNVAGSVVVPSLEGTRPILVEIQALVSSTNFGTPRRTAIGVDYNRVSLLVAVLDKICGLHLSGSDIFINVAGGVRVEEPAVDLGIVAAMTSSFLDKPIDARTIVLGEVGLAGEVRAVSQMDVRVNEAARLGFTRCLVPKSNAAQLGKTAKMDICKIGSLKELLENLF
- a CDS encoding co-chaperone GroES, producing MKSMKIRPLQDRIIVKRLEEEHKTKGGIIIPDTAKEKPIEGKVVAVGKGKAADDGKLIKPEVSVGDKVLFSKYGGTEVKIDGEEYLIMREEDILGIIEK
- the groL gene encoding chaperonin GroEL, with protein sequence MGAKILLYDEEARKSMLKGVNTLADAVKVTLGPKGRNVIIDKSYGSPTVTKDGVTVAKEIELEDKFENMGAQMVKEVASKTSDVAGDGTTTATLLAQAIYREGVKAVAAGSNPMDIKRGIDKAVDAVVKELSKMSKPTKDQKEIAQVGTISANNDETIGNIIAGAMDKVGKEGVITVEEAKGLETELEIVEGMQFDRGYLSPYFVTNADKMLVALEDVLILIYEKKISGMKDLLPILEQIAKMGRPLLIIAEDIEGEALATLVVNKIRGTIHVAAVKAPGFGDRRKAMLEDIAILTGGKMISEDMGYKLENVKIEDLGRAKKITVDKDNTTIIDGAGKKADLEGRVKQIRAQIEETTSDYDREKLQERLAKLVGGVAVIKVGAATETEMKEKKARVEDALHATRAAVEEGIVPGGGVAYLRTLPVLAKMVLEGDEQIGVNIIKKAIEEPIKMIACNAGLEGSIVVEKVKEKKGAFGFNARTDVYEDMIAAGVIDPTKVTRFALQNAASVAALLLTTQCMIADKPEEKGAGGGMPGMPPGGGYPGMGM
- a CDS encoding DUF493 domain-containing protein codes for the protein MPDSEKRRVQLKYPCLWVYKIIGPDADEMRQAVSEIILDRAYKIFHSRSSTAAKYHCLNVELLVESESHRTAIYEALKAHRAVKIIL